The Caulobacter sp. 73W region ACAGCGACGATATCATTCGCTCGAACCTAGGAGCATCCCATGAGCAGCGTCCGTCCTGTCATCAAGCTGGTCAAAGGCGTCCCGACCTCGGACGGCGACGGCGTGCGGCTGACCCGTGTGCTGGGCACGCAGGAAGCGCAGATGTTCGATCCGTTCCTGATGCTCGACTGCTTCGACACGGCTGAGGCCTCCGACTATGTCGGCGGCTTCCCGGACCACCCGCACCGGGGGTTCGAGACGGTCACCTACATGCTGGAGGGCCGCATGAAGCATGCGGACAACACCGGCCGTGAAGGGATCATCGGCACCGGCGGCGTCCAGTGGATGCGCGCCGGTCGCGGCATCATCCATTCGGAGATGCCGCTGCAGACCGACGGCCGCATGCGCGGCTTCCAGCTGTGGGTGAACCTGCCCGCCGAGCTGAAGATGAGCGCGCCCGGCTATCAGGAGTTCGAGGCCGACAGCATTCCGGTGGAGGCCCGCGAGGGCGGCGTGACCGTCAAGGCCATCGCCGGGACCACCAGCGAAGGCTCCGTGGGACCCGTCGGCGGCGGCGCGGTGGACGCGCTCTACTTCGACATCACGATCCCCGCCGGCGCCCGCTTCGAGGAGCCGGTCGGCGATGAGCGCGCGGCCATGCTGGCGGTCTATGAGGGCTCGGTTCGCGTGGCCCATGACCAGATCGACGCCCTGACCGGCGTCTTCCTGGGCACGGGCGGCCGCGTGGTGGTCGAGGCCAAGACCTACGCCCGCCTGCTGCTGATCGCCGGCAAGCCGATCAACGAGCCGGTCTTCTGGCACGGCCCCTTCGTGATGAACACGCGCGAGGAGATCGTCCAGGCGGTCAACGACTTCAACGCCGGGCGGTTCTGAGGCTAAGCCTCAGGGCTCCGCACGGACGAAGGCGGCGATGCGGTCGGCGAACGCCTTGGGCTGTTCGACGTACATGAAGTGACCCGTGGCCGTGACGACCTCGAGCTTTGCGCCCGGGATCAGGGTTTCCAGTTCGCGGGCCTGCTCGTGGACGTTCTCGATGTCCGCCTCTCCGACCAGGATCAGGGTCGGCGCCTTGACCTCGCCCAGCCGAGGCTTGGCGTCGACCATGAAACGCTCCTTGTTTCCGGCTCCGAAGTTGTGGGGATTGGCCTTGATCCAGGCGACCACGCGTTGACGCTCGGCGTCGGCGTTCTTGCTCAGGATATAGGGATCGCGGGCCGCGCCCTCGATGTCGCCCGCCTTGAAGAGCGCCGCCAGCTTCAGGCCCCGCGCCATGAAGGCGAGGGAGGGTTTGAAGCCCGCCACCCAGGGCCCGACAAGGACAAGACCATCCACGGCTTGCGGGTGAGCCAGCGCGAAATCCACCGCCACGCCGCCTCCGGCGGACGAGCCGACCAGGGTGGCGCGCTCGACCTGGAGCGTCTTGAGAAGCTGCTCCAGATCCCGGGCGGGCTGATAGGTCGCGGCGGCGGCTGGTGATGCGCCATAGCCGCGACGGTCATAGCGAATGACCCGAAATTGTTCGCACAGCAGCGGCTGCACATCGTCAAAGGCCGCCGAATGCAGGATGCCGTCGTGGATCAGGACGATCGTCTTCGGTCCGGAACCGCAGACGTCATAGGCCAGCTTGCCGCCCTCGACCTCGACAAAGGCCGGCTCGGCATGGGCCGGGACGGCGCTGAGCAGCAGGCATGCGGCCGCGATCGCCCGAATGGGCGTTGAAAGAAAGCGCATTTGAATCTCCGAGTTTAAGGGGCGGGGGTCAGCCCGCCTGTCTCAGTTCTTCCTCGCCGCCCTCGGGCGCGTATTCGAGGATGTCGCCG contains the following coding sequences:
- a CDS encoding pirin family protein — translated: MSSVRPVIKLVKGVPTSDGDGVRLTRVLGTQEAQMFDPFLMLDCFDTAEASDYVGGFPDHPHRGFETVTYMLEGRMKHADNTGREGIIGTGGVQWMRAGRGIIHSEMPLQTDGRMRGFQLWVNLPAELKMSAPGYQEFEADSIPVEAREGGVTVKAIAGTTSEGSVGPVGGGAVDALYFDITIPAGARFEEPVGDERAAMLAVYEGSVRVAHDQIDALTGVFLGTGGRVVVEAKTYARLLLIAGKPINEPVFWHGPFVMNTREEIVQAVNDFNAGRF
- a CDS encoding alpha/beta fold hydrolase codes for the protein MRFLSTPIRAIAAACLLLSAVPAHAEPAFVEVEGGKLAYDVCGSGPKTIVLIHDGILHSAAFDDVQPLLCEQFRVIRYDRRGYGASPAAAATYQPARDLEQLLKTLQVERATLVGSSAGGGVAVDFALAHPQAVDGLVLVGPWVAGFKPSLAFMARGLKLAALFKAGDIEGAARDPYILSKNADAERQRVVAWIKANPHNFGAGNKERFMVDAKPRLGEVKAPTLILVGEADIENVHEQARELETLIPGAKLEVVTATGHFMYVEQPKAFADRIAAFVRAEP